From one Takifugu rubripes chromosome 14, fTakRub1.2, whole genome shotgun sequence genomic stretch:
- the LOC115252342 gene encoding cysteine-rich and transmembrane domain-containing protein 1-like isoform X1, which translates to MERPIHAAGSCNSRPSAFMGALRHRVTQSGKVQQGNKMQNNVRNPNYPPGPMGAAGPYPVQGQPPYQGYPGQPQHGWQGGPPPGPVYGEPPNRDPACVPPFIPPVHVVVEDRREDNTETKIQAFLNGCWMVLRCSFCLDMQSE; encoded by the exons ATGGAGAGGCCTATACATGCAGCTGGTAGCTGTAATTCTCGCCCGTCAG CATTCATGGGTGCCCTTCGCCACAGAGTTACACAATCAGGGAAAGTCCAACAG GGGAACAAGATGCAGAATAATGTACGAAATCCCAACTACCCCCCTGGTCCAATGGGTGCTGCAGGTCCTTATCCTGTTCAAGGACAGCCCCCTTATCAAGGGTACCCTGGACAACCACAGCACGGATGGCAGGGGGGACCCCCACCTGGGCCTGTGTACGGAGAACCTCCCAACAGAG ATCCTGCTTGTGTTCCTCCTTTTATTCCCCCAGTGcatgtggtggtggaggacagaagagaggacaACACAGAGACGAAAATACAGGCCTTCCTGAACGGCTGTTGGATGGTTCTTCGTTGCTCCTTCTGTTTGGACATGCAGTCGGAATaa
- the LOC115252342 gene encoding cysteine-rich and transmembrane domain-containing protein 1-like isoform X2 — MLLPLCSTCSLSTLKGNKMQNNVRNPNYPPGPMGAAGPYPVQGQPPYQGYPGQPQHGWQGGPPPGPVYGEPPNRDPACVPPFIPPVHVVVEDRREDNTETKIQAFLNGCWMVLRCSFCLDMQSE, encoded by the exons ATGCTACTGCCACTCTGCTCAACCTGCTCCTTAAGCACCTTGAAG GGGAACAAGATGCAGAATAATGTACGAAATCCCAACTACCCCCCTGGTCCAATGGGTGCTGCAGGTCCTTATCCTGTTCAAGGACAGCCCCCTTATCAAGGGTACCCTGGACAACCACAGCACGGATGGCAGGGGGGACCCCCACCTGGGCCTGTGTACGGAGAACCTCCCAACAGAG ATCCTGCTTGTGTTCCTCCTTTTATTCCCCCAGTGcatgtggtggtggaggacagaagagaggacaACACAGAGACGAAAATACAGGCCTTCCTGAACGGCTGTTGGATGGTTCTTCGTTGCTCCTTCTGTTTGGACATGCAGTCGGAATaa